From the genome of Sinanaerobacter sp. ZZT-01:
TTAAATTCACTTAGAAGCAGATTAAGCAATGCCCTCACCTCCGGTTATACGCTTGAAGTAATCCTCCAAGGTATCTTCACAGGTATGAGCTTCTGATACCTCCAATCCTTTTTCAATAAAGGTACGGTTTAATGCCGCCACAGATAAATTGCTGTCATATAAGCGCAAACTATGATCATTTTCCACTGTAAAGTCTTTAAACTTGAAGTCTCTCTCCAAGATTCTGGCTGCCTGTGCTGTGTCGGAAACAACAAAATGAATGTATTTACTATTCTTTTCTTCCAGTTCGGCAAGGCTTTCTTCCTCCAGCAGTACACCATGGTCAATGATTCCAATGTCATCTACCAACAAGGAGATTTCGGAGAGAATGTGACTGGAAATCAAAATAGTTTTTCCTTTCACATCGCAAAGTCTTCGGATAAACGAACGTACTTCGGCTATCCCGATTGGATCAAGTCCGTTGATCGGCTCATCTAAAATCAAGAGTTCGGGATCGTGCATAATAGCAAGAGCGATGGCTAAGCGCTGCTTCATACCAAGAGAATATTGTGAAAAAAGCTTTTTATCTCCATAGGGAAGCCCCACAACTTCTAATGCATCCTTTACAGCGGAACGCTTAGAAACACCTCTAAGCTGGGCAAAGATTTTAAGGTTTTCTGTACCTGTCAGATTCGGATAAAATCCAGGTGCTTCAATTAAGCTGCCGATACGAGGCAAAATTTTCTTTTCATTCCCCTGAATACTTTTACCGAAAATTTGAACTTCTCCGGAGGTAGGTCGTGTCAGGTTCAGAAGCATTTTCATTGTTGTGGTTTTTCCGGCTCCGTTTCGCCCAAGCAGACCGTAAATACGGCCTCTTT
Proteins encoded in this window:
- a CDS encoding ABC transporter ATP-binding protein yields the protein MSDYVIETKNLTKQYGEQKSVAALNIHIKRGRIYGLLGRNGAGKTTTMKMLLNLTRPTSGEVQIFGKSIQGNEKKILPRIGSLIEAPGFYPNLTGTENLKIFAQLRGVSKRSAVKDALEVVGLPYGDKKLFSQYSLGMKQRLAIALAIMHDPELLILDEPINGLDPIGIAEVRSFIRRLCDVKGKTILISSHILSEISLLVDDIGIIDHGVLLEEESLAELEEKNSKYIHFVVSDTAQAARILERDFKFKDFTVENDHSLRLYDSNLSVAALNRTFIEKGLEVSEAHTCEDTLEDYFKRITGGEGIA